The DNA window GAACCAAACCGGAACCCGGccgattttcttattttgcccAAAAACGCCAAAACACAGGCGTTTAGCATTCAATCGAACACCCCAGTCCCCAGCCCTACCAACCCTAACTCCCTCTAATTCTCCAATGGCGCAGCACACTCCCTCTCTCGTCCCTCCCATTACCCTCGAGCTGGCGGTTCCTCTCAACATCGGCGAGCTCAATCCCTCCCTTTCGTTCAGCCGCCGAACTGCTCCTGACGCTGTCGCCGGTTGGAGCTTCGAAGCTCACTCGGTCCCTCACTCAGCTAACGTCTCATACTCTCAGCAGTGGAAGCACAGTCACCGGGCTTGCCTCCTGCCTCTGTCGAGTAGCTCTGTTCCTCCGTCGCAAACTTTGCTCCTCCGTCGCAAGCTCTGTTCCTGCCTCCGTCGCCAGTTCTGTTCATGCCTCCATCACCAGCTCTGTTCTTCTaggtattttactattttttttcactGATTGTTCGGTCTTCTTCttggtttgaactttgaagttcTGAAATTGttattctttgttcttcttcttcagtcttcttcttcaatttttgttcCATTTTTAGTGTGActgttttcaatttttggtcttcttcttctttactcATGGCTCGTTCCCTCTGTTAGTTTGTTACTCTGTTTTAGTGTGAATATTTTCTAATTGCTCAATGGCTCGATTGCTCTGTTAGTTTGTTATCTGGCTTACTAGTTGCGGATGGCTCCTAATTTTTTTGCTGGCCTCTCGTAGATTGTATGGTTCTGATTCAGTGATTCCAGAACGCCTAATGTTGatgtttttgtattttgatgctttgtatttgtttatttgttgaATGGCTGAATGCTTTGTATTTGATAATTTGTTAGAATGTATGGTTCTGAATTCTGATTCAGTGATTCCAGAACGCCTAATGTTGATGaatatttgtatttgaattcTGATTCAATGATTCAAGAACTCCTAATTTGTTAGAATGTTGATGAATACTTGTATTTGAATGGCTGAATTCTGCTTTGTATTTGAATACTTGAATGGCTGAATGCTGTAGGCTGTAGGCAGAATTACCTTGTGTTGAATGGCTGAATGTCTGAGGCAGATATGGTCTTGTGTTGTGGTTAAGAATATGCTGTTAGTTTCCATTGTGTTTGGCTCCTGCTTTAGGTTAAGAACAtggttaatttttattgttaatgtTTGTTGCTGTTTTGTAGTTGCTATTTTGTAATTGCAGGTTGCAGGTTTAGTGTGACTATTGGTTAATGTTTTGTAATGTTTGGTGCTGAAGGCTGATTGTTGAGTTCAGATATAGTTGTTTATTTTGACTTGGGTAAAGAGACTTATGGTCATTTATAGTTGCTGGTTTTGCTGGTTTTGGAATGTTGAATGCTGGTTTTGCTGAAATATTTTTGCCACTAGAGCTTCTTTGATCAACTTCTGCTGAGAATATGCTATACACAGGTCTATGAACACTTGATCAGAGAATCTTGACTCCCCACGAACGTAAGATAATTGGTGAAGGTCTCTCCCATGCCATAAGATTCTATCACACCTTGAGAAAAAAGCATgcattattttgattttttgtattttcattaaCCACTTCTCTGATTGTTTTGTATTTCCATTAACCACTTCTctgattgataaatttttatgttgacatttaatatttgatatttttttatattatttaacttgAGTTTGTATATTAATAAGAGTATATGAATTTGATCGATGACATTTAAGgtagttttttaaatttgaaaattattttaatatttatattatactatttttaggatgtttatttataatttatttattattttattttaaaacggtTTTCCCGGTTGAACCATCAGTTAAACCGGTTGGACAAttgaaccagtgaaccagtagctagagcggtttgatgaccggtccggttttctAAACCTTGGTTCTGCCTCAGCCTTGTGCTCGTCTGCCTCTGCTGCCTCCGTCGTCATCGTGTTGGCTCCTCTGCAAGCTCCCCTCTGCTCCTCTTGGAAGCTCTGCCCTCTCTCGCCGGTGGTCTGCTCTGCAACGGCGCAACCTGCACCGACTCCAAGTTGGAAAACCGTCACTGACTCTGTTTCTGCTTCTGCTGTAggtcagttttttatttttttagttattctttttaatttttatactggATTTTTGCTGTTTTAATGTATTGGTGCTAATTGTATTTGTATGTACAACTGAttgatttaatttgtaatagGTTTAGATGAAttgtatttgtaattttataggTAATATTGATGCTCATAGGTTCTGTGAATCAAGAGATTGGAATGGGAAGAATTTGTCAGAGATAGTGTTATTAGATAATAGGCGCTGtgattgattgatttttttttaaacagtGTTTTAAGATGCTTCTCACAAACTCCTTGGACATAATTTATGGATTGTTATGTTTGCACTTTTATTGTGTCAAATTAAGATCCTATTAAGCAAATCAACTTGGATTACTCTATCGGTTAACTCACTAATTCGCTTAAGCAAGTATCAATTCGAATATCGTCTTGTACATGCAGGAACTCATTGGCGCGGCAAACCCTTAAACGGAGCACAAATCCGCGGCGAATTAGTTATTCGCCTATTGTAGTACTAACTAATTTGATGTCTATTTTtctattagttatttttagaaattgagACTTGATTGTTGTTAAAGTGTTAATGAAGAcgtgtattttaaattttaattttgatgattttatatttttatttgagacCGGTTCAACTTGTGATCCACTAGTTGAACTAATAACCTAGTGATCTAGTAGTCTAACCGGATTGATTATTGgttcggttctgacaactaGGTTTGATATCACTCATACTTTCTTGGGATTCTGTTACTGAATTGACTTATACATCCCTAGGATTGTATTGGGATTGATTACCGGTAGGCATAGAATGGAGAAGGGCTTAAGTAGCATCACCACCAGCAGCAGCAAGGAAGGGTTACCTCTCACCCCTCATTCCAACTTCAAAACTGCTTCCACCGACGATGACCTCGCTCAcatcctcttcaacatcaaatcCTCCAAAACTTCCGTAACCACCCCTTTCCATTTCCCAACAATCTCTTCCCTTCATCTTTCTGCAATTTCTAATATGACAtatgtttgattattttttttgcaGGCTGTTATCAATTATGGCGCCTCTTGGTATGTTTATCTCTTCTCTGAATATGTTTGATTTATATTACTATACAAGTTATTAAGAATCAATATAATAATGGAAACTGATGTTAAGTGAACACAAAAGCAGGTAGCATCTTTTACCATTTAGGCTTACTTGATTGTTGTAACTTGTAAGGTGGTTGTGTGAAATTGAAATATAGAACAGGAGATTATGAATGATCTAGTTTCCTGGTTTTTCAGGTGCCGCGTGTGCAGTGAAATCCTCCCTGCATTCCATAGATTGAGCAATAATTTTCCAAAGCTCTCCTTCGTCTATGCAGATATTGATGAATGCCCAGAAACAACTCAACACATTCGATACACCCctacttttcaattttttcgagATGGTGAAAAGGTAGATGAAATGTATGGTGCTGGAGAAGAGAGGCTGCGTGATCGCGTCTGGTTGCACTCTTGAGTACACTATACAATGTCATTTTTATTGTCAGAGTTAGGTGACATGCTTGCAATTTTCCAGTAGATGTAACATTGTGAATCATGAACAATTCAGTGAATATTCAGGCAAACCCAGTATCCAATGTTTCCATTTGAAACTACAACCATATAAACCGTCCTTTTATGAGGTAAACAGCttcataaattgataaaaaaaaatatatcacgtAGATAGCATTTTAAGTTTACACCAACTACACGAGATTGGCTGCAAAACAATCAACAGCAGAAATGGGAAAAGAATCGGTAACGGTTTAAGAAATTTGAAGTGgtaaaaccg is part of the Arachis duranensis cultivar V14167 chromosome 1, aradu.V14167.gnm2.J7QH, whole genome shotgun sequence genome and encodes:
- the LOC107495923 gene encoding thioredoxin-like 3-3 isoform X1; this translates as MEKGLSSITTSSSKEGLPLTPHSNFKTASTDDDLAHILFNIKSSKTSAVINYGASWCRVCSEILPAFHRLSNNFPKLSFVYADIDECPETTQHIRYTPTFQFFRDGEKVDEMYGAGEERLRDRVWLHS